From the genome of Corallococcus soli:
AGCCAGAGGAGCTCTTCGCCCGAGGCCCTGGCGCATGCCAGTTCGCGACGTGGATTACCGCGGGCAATGTCTTTGAATTCAGGCTCTACGCGGAATGGCGCACACCACCCTGCTCAACACCGCTACCGTCATTGGCGAGGGCTACCACGGTGGTCCGGGCCCGGTGTGCGGCCCCTGTGCGACGGGCTACTCGCGCTTCTGCGGCGACCGCGTTTGCCGCGCAATGGCGCGCAGTGCCCGTGATGCCCACGTAGGCCCTGGCACGCCCCCGGACTCTCCGGGGACGTGGTCAGCGGCTCGAGACGAAAGCGGCCGTGTCTACATCCCGCACTGCACGGTGCCGTTCACGCACACCGCGTAGCAGTCATCCACGCTTTCGCAAGGCAGGTAGTTGCAGGCCGTAGCAATGCCCGCCGCGCCAAAACAGTACCGGTTGCCTTCCTGGCCGCGGCACTGGCCAAACGAATCGATGCCATTCGGGCTGCAGGCGAGCGCGGACTCCTGGGTCTGGAGCGCAACGTCCTCGCCCTGCTCACCCACACCACAGCCTGCCATTGCCATCAACATCGCACCCATCATGAACAGACGACGCATTGGGACTCCTTTGGGGGTTGGTGATTGGTAATGCACGGTCAGTTTGGGGGAAACTGACAGGCTTTGTCATTCTCAAACGTCGTTATTTCTTGGCGGAGTTCTGCGACCTGACTGAAAGCCTTTGCTGTGGGAGTGATTGGAACCCCCCCCCGCAGCGCCTGCTCAGTCTCTGGGATTGGTCCCGCTCAGCCGCCACACCGTGAACGTGTGCAGCCTCCGGCCCCGGAAGTCGCCCGCGAACTCCACCGGGCCCTCCACCGAACCGAAGCGCTGGGCCAGTTCCTCCGGCGGAGGCGCGCCGTTCTCCGAACACCACAGCACGTCCTGCCCGGGCTTCAGCTCCAGCGGGGGCCAGACGTCGTACTGGCTCTTGCGCCGGGCCGGGCCCACGGTGTCCGTCTCCACACCCGCGAAGTACGCCACCTGCGAGGCCATCTGGTACGTCGGCGCGTACACCGCCGTGGGGCCCGGCGTCATGCCGGCAAAGAGCTGCTCGGGCGCGGACAGCCGCTCCAGCGGGCCCCAGCCGTGCGTCCGTGACAGCAGCACGTCCCGCTCGAACGTCAGCACCGGGAACAGCAGGTGCGACGCCACCGCGAGCGAGATGAGCGCTCCGCTCCACGCCGTGCCCCGCTGCCAAGGGTGCTTCATGCCCGCGACGCCGATGCACGCCGCCAGGTACGCCGCCGCCGGCCAGTTGGCCTCGCCCCGCGTGCGCGCCGCCGCGTAGCCGAAGAACACCAGCGGCACCAACGCCGCCATGCGCAGCAGGAACTGCTCGCGCGGCCCCCGCACCGCGTACACCAGCGCCAGCGGGAACAGCAGCGGCCCGCCCATCGCGAGCTGCCCCGCCAGGAACTCCCCGAACGTCTTCCAACCGCCGCTGCCACCCAGGCCGTGGTTCAACTGGAACGCGAAGCCCACCCATTCGTGGCTCGCGTTCCACAGCACCACCGGCAGGAAGCACAGCAGCCCCAACCCCGCCGTGAGCCACGCGCCCGCCGGCAGCCTCCGTGCCCGCAGCGCCGCCAGCATGAACGCCAGCCCCAGCAGCACGGACGGGTACTTGGACAACAACGCCAGGCCACACGTCAGGCCCGCCAGCACCCACTTCTCGCGGTACAGCGCCCACAGCCCCAGCGCCCAGAACAGCAGCATGGGCGAGTCGGGCGTGGCCCAGACCCCGGAGATGATGCCCACCGGCACCACGCTCCACAGGGCCAGCGCGCGCCACGCCACGTCCTTGGAGCCGTAGACGTCCCGCGCGAGCCCCCACACCGCCGCGCCCGTGCCCAGGCCGCACAGGAGCGCGGTGCCCCGGACGCCCAGCGCGGCGATGAGCCACGCCACCAGCGGCGGGTGGTCGAAGTACCCCCACGCGAGGTGCCGCGCCCACTGCCAGTAATAGGCCTCGTCGAAGTAGACGTCCGTGCCCAGCGCCAGGGCCAGCCGCACCCCCATGCCCAGCGCCACCAGGGCGACACAGGCCCTCATTCCCAGGCCAGGGGTGGAGTCGGCGGACGCACGCACGCCCCCGGACAAAGCGCACCGGAGGGCCGTTGGCCAGCGGCGAGTGAGGCCATTTCGGCTTGCTCCGGAGCACCCAGGCTCACAATGTGATGGGCCGCCAAGTCTCTGCGCCCCGGGAGCCCTCCATGGCCGTACATCCCCCCTCTGGCTCCACCAACCGGCTCGCCCAGGAGCCCTCGCCCTACCTGCGCCAGCACGCCACCAATCCCGTGGACTGGCACCCGTGGGGCGACGAGGCCCTGGCCCTGGCCCGCGCCCAGAACAAGCCCATCCTGCTCTCCGTGGGCTACTCCGCGTGCCACTGGTGCCACGTCATGGCGCACGAGTCCTTCGAGTCCCCCGACACCGCGCGCCTGATGAACGACGGCTTCATCAACATCAAGGTCGACCGCGAGGAGCGCCCGGACCTGGATCAGATCTACCAGGGCGTCGTGCAGCTCATGGGGCAGGGCGGAGGCTGGCCCCTCACCGTGTTCCTCACGCCCGACCTGCGCCCCTTCTACGGTGGCACCTACTTCCCCCCCGAGGACCGCTACGGCCGCCCCGGCTTCCCCCGCCTCCTCACCGCGCTGCGCGACGCGTGGGAGAACAAGGCGGACGAAATCGAGGAGCAGGCCCGCCGCTTCCAGGAGGGCCTGGGCGAGCTGTCCTCACACGGTCTGGACGCCACCCCCGGCCACCTGTCCGCCGAGGACGTCGTCGCCATGGGTCACGCCATGGCGAAGCGCATGGACCCGGTGCACGGCGGCTTCGGCGGCGCGCCCAAGTTCCCCAACCCCATGAACGTGGCGCTGCTGCTGCGCGCGTGGCGTCGCGGCGCCGGTGAGCCCCTGAAGGCGGCCGTGTTCCGCACGCTGGAGCGCATGGCGTCGGGCGGCCTCTACGACCAGCTGGGCGGAGGCTTCCATCGCTACTCGGTGGACGAGCGGTGGCTCGTGCCCCACTTCGAGAAGATGCTCTACGACAACGCCCAGCTCCTGCACCTGTACGCGGAAGCCGAGCAGGTGGAGTCGCGTCCCCTGTGGCGCAAGGTCGTGGAGGAGACCGTCGACTACGTGCGCCGCGAGATGACCGACCCGGCCGGCGGCTTCTACGCCACGCAGGACGCGGACAGCGAGGGCGAGGAGGGGAAGTTCTTCGTCTGGCGCCCGGAGGAGGTCCGCGCGGTGCTCTCCCCCAGCCAGGCCGACACCGTGCTGCGCCACTACGGCATCACCCCGCAGGGCAACTTCGAACACGGCGCCACCGTGCTGGAGGTCGTCGTCCCCGTGGAGACGATCGCGACCGAGCAGGGCCGCCCCGTGGAGGCGGTGCAGGCGGAGCTGGCCGAAGCGCGCCGCCTCCTCTTCGCCGCGCGCGAGCAGCGCGTGAAGCCGGGCCGCGACGACAAGATCCTCGCGGGCTGGAACGGGCTGATGATCCGCGGCCTCGCGCTCGCCGCGCGCGTCTTCGACCGCCCGGACTGGGCGAAGCTCGCGTCCAACGCGGCGGACTTCGTGCTCGCGAACCTGTGGGACGGCACGCGGCTGCTCCGCTCGCACCAGGACGGCAAGGGCCGCATCGACGGCTTCCTGGAGGACTACGGCGACCTCGCCTCGGGCCTCACCGCGCTCTATCAGGCCACCTTCGACGCGAAGTACCTGGACGCCGCGGACGCGCTCGTGCACCGCGCGGTGGCGCTCTTCTGGGACGAGGAGAAGCACGCGTACCTGTCAGCGCCCCGGGGACAGAAGGACCTGGTGGTGGCGGCCTACTCCCTCTTCGACAACGCCTTCCCGTCCGGGGCCTCCACGCTGACCGAGGCGCAGGTGGCGCTCGCGGCGCTCACGGGGGACGTGGCCCACCTGGAGCACCCGGAGCACTACGTGGCCAAGCTGAGGGATCAGCTCGTGCGCAACCCGCTGGGCTACGGGCACCTGGGGCTCGCCGCGGACTCGCTGCTGGACGGCGCGTCCGGCGTCACCTTCGCGGGCACGCGCGCCGCAGTGGCGCCGCTGCTGGCCGCCGCGAACCGCACCTACGCCCCCGCGTTCTCCTTCGGGTGGAACGACACCAGCGCTCCACCGCCCGCGCGCCTCCAGGAGCTCTTTGAAGGGCGCGATCCGGTGGAAGGGCAGGGCGCGGCGTACCTCTGCCGCGGCTTCGTCTGCGAGCGGCCCGTGACGGACCCGGCCACGCTCGCGGAGCGCCTGGTGGCGACCCCGGGCCACTGAAACAAGCGGCCCGGGACACCGCCGACGGCTACTTCACGTCGGTGACCTGGAGCGAACCGATGAGCGGCGTGATTTCAGCGTTCCCCTCGTAGCCCACGGCGAAGTGCGTGGCGTCCGCGACGGGCTGGTTGAAGGTGGGGTCCAACTGGGTCCACTCGCCCACCCAGGCCTCCACCCACTCGTGCCAGTACAGCGCGGGCACGCCGTCGGCGTTCACCATGTAGATGACGCCGTCCACGCGCCGCGCGGGGATGCCGGACGCGCGCATCATGGCCACCGTGAGCAGCGAGTGCTCCGTGCAGTCGCCCTTCTTCTGGCGCAGCACGTCCGTGGCCCGGTCCGCGCTGGCGCCGTAGTCCTTCTGCAGGTTGCTGTACACCCACGCGGACAGCATCCGCGCCGCCGTGTACGCGTCCTTCTCTTCCCGGATGATGCTCCTGGCCTGCGCGACGATGGCCGGCGCCTCGGACTCCACCGCGAGCGTGGACTTGAGGTTCGCCCCGCCGTCGGGGTCCGCCACCGGCCGGGGCTTGCGGCCCTTGGGCGCGGGCGGCGCCGCCATCAGCGTCACCTCCACGCGGCCATCCGGCAGCGGCTTGTACTTCTGCCGGTACGTGTCCTGCTGGAACTTCGCCGGCAGGTTCTTCATCACCAGCGTCACCTGCCCGGGGACCTCGCGCGCCTTCGCGGGCAGCGGCTTCGGCAGCACCACGCGCGTGAGGCCGAACACCTCCACCAGGTCCATGCGCTTGGCCACGGACTCGGACTCGGCGCGCGCCTGCATCGTCTGGCCGAAGTCCACGCGCACCATCTTCCCGTCCGTCGTCAGGAAGGCCGCCACCGGCACCTTCTCCTTGTCGGACAGCGTGCTCACGCGCGCGAGCTTCACCTTCACGCCGCCCAGCACCTGCTCCTCCGGGGCCTCCACCGTGGTGACGGTGCGGTAGCCCTCCAGGTCGGTGCCGTCCAGCAGCACGCCCTCCACCTTCTTGCCGCGCAGGAGCGCCACGCGCGCCTGGTCCGCGTCGTCCACCGTCTCCTTGGGCGCGGGCATCGGCTTGAGCACCTCCTCCGGCTGGCCCGGGCGCTTGCGCACCACGCGCAGCCCGTCCGCCGTGGCCGTGCCCACCAGCTCCTGGTCCCCGCCGTCCCCGCGCTGGGTGACGGTGAAGGACAGGAGGCGCCCGCCCGGCTTCGCTTCGTAGACGCGCACCTCGCGGTGCACGCGCTCCGACACGCGCGTGCCCACCTGCGCCTTGAAGATGAGCTCGTTGATGCTCTGCGCCTTGCCGCCCGGCAGCGCCGTCAAGTCAGTGAAGAACCAGCCCACCTTCTTGTCCATCAGGTACAGGCCGAAGTACTCGCCGCCCTTGGGGCGCGGGGCCTTCAGCGCGTCGGAGAGCTCCTGGGCCTGCGAGGCAGGAGCCTGCTGCTGCGCCTGGGTCGCCGCGGCCTTCGCCTGGGACTTCAGCGCGGCGGAGGAGGGGGCCTGGGCCCAGGCGGGGGCGGGTGCCCCCGTCAGCAGGGCGAGCAGGCTCAACAATCCCAGACGGGTGCGTCGCATCGGTCGGTTCATGGAAGGCATCTGCCCCCTCCTGACGGGGACCCGGGCGGCGTCTTCACTCACGCCCAGGGGTGGTCTGCTGCGGACGGCGGACTACAGGCGCTTCGTCAGGATGATGAGGTCGTCGCCCTGCTTGTAGAAATCCCGCAGGCGCGCCTCTTCCCCGTACTTCATGGACGCGTAGAAGCCGCGCGTGGGGCCGTAGGCCTCCGTGGCGCTCGTCTCCACGCGGATGAGCCGCGCCTTGCGGCGGCGCAGGTCGCCCTCCATGGAGGAGATGAGCTGGGCGCCAATGCCCTGGCCGCGCACTTCCGGCGAGGAGGCGATCCAGTACAGGTCGAAGGCGTTCTCCGTCATGGGCGTCGGGCCGTAGCACGCGTACCCGACGATGCCGCCTTCCTGCCCGCGGTCCGCCACGAGGATGGAGTAGTCCCGGTTGCCCGCGGTGAGCGCGGTGTCAACCAGCTCGATGGCGCAGTCCTGCTCCTCCTGCGAGAAGGTTTCGATTCGCCGGATCAACGCGACGAGCGGTTCCCGGTCCTTTCTTTCGAGTGTGCGGATTTCCATGGGCTCTTTCGAGAGCGACCTCCACGATTCGTGAGGCCAGGGTCGCGTAGTCCATCCCAGCGGCCTGCGCCGCCTTCGCGAACCCCGCGCCCGGGTGAAGGTCGCAGTTGGGGTTGATGTCGATGACGTACGGCACACCCTCGGGCGACACCCGAAGGTCCACGCGTCCATAGTCCTGGCAGTCCAGCGCTGCAAATGCTTCCAGCGCCGTCTGGACGCAACGGGCTTCCTGCACTGCGTCGAGCTTGCACGGCCCGGAGGTCGAGTCCCGGTACTCCGGCGACTCCACCTCCCACTTGGCCCGGTACGACACGATGTTCGGACGGTCGTCGAACGCGTGGCCGAAGTGGATCTCCGTGAGCGGCAGCGCCTGTCGCGGGCTGTTGCCCAACAACGGCACGTAGATTTCCCGCCCCGGGATGTACTGCTCCACCAGCGCGGGCTGGTGGAAGGTCTTGAGCACCGCCTCGCACGCCCGCACCAGGGCGGCCCGCTCCGTCACGACGGAGTCGAAGTCCATGCCCACGCTGGCGTCCTCGCGGGCGGGCTTCACGATGAGGGGCCAGGGCAGGTCCACCGCCAGGGCGTCCTCGCGGCGGCGCACCACGCAGGAGGCGGGCGTGGAGACGCCGTTGGCGCGCAGCAGCTCCTTCGCCTTGGGCTTGTGCAGCGCCAGCCCCAGCGACAGGGCGGACGAGCCGGTGTACGGCAGCCCCAGCGCGTCCAGCAGGCAGGGGATGGCCATCTCCCCGCGGCTGTCGGCGGCCAGCGACTCGCACAGGTTCACCACGAGGTCGGGCTGGAGGAAGCGCAGGGCCTCCACGAAGTCCAGCCGGTCCCCTTCGATGGCGAGCGGCTCGGCGACCACCCCGTCCCGGCTCAGCGCCTGGGCCAGGCTTTCGGCCACCCGGACCACGTCCTCGCGGGCTTCGCGCCCCGGGTCTTCTTCGAGCAGCTCGTGGTCACGATTGTGCAGCAGGATGATGTGCATTCGGAGTGAGGGAAGGGTTAGCACGTCCCTTGGGACCTTCCCAGCGGGAGACATGGTGTCTGGTCGCCTCCTCACGGGGCTACCGCCCGCCAGGGTCTGCGGTACGGTAGGTGACCTCCAAGGTGGGCGACCCCCTGGAGGAGGTCCGGGATTCCAGAAGCCCGGCAAGGACGACATGCGGATTCGCGACCCCATCCACGGCGTCATCCCGGTGAGCGACCCGGAGAAGGCCGTCATCGACAGCCGCTTCTACCAGCGGCTGCGCTACGTGCGGCAGCTGGGCTTTGGCGACATGGCCTTCCCCGGCGCCACCCACACCCGCCACGCCCACAGCCTGGGCGCCATGTTCGTCGCCTCGC
Proteins encoded in this window:
- a CDS encoding transglutaminase-like domain-containing protein, with amino-acid sequence MRRTRLGLLSLLALLTGAPAPAWAQAPSSAALKSQAKAAATQAQQQAPASQAQELSDALKAPRPKGGEYFGLYLMDKKVGWFFTDLTALPGGKAQSINELIFKAQVGTRVSERVHREVRVYEAKPGGRLLSFTVTQRGDGGDQELVGTATADGLRVVRKRPGQPEEVLKPMPAPKETVDDADQARVALLRGKKVEGVLLDGTDLEGYRTVTTVEAPEEQVLGGVKVKLARVSTLSDKEKVPVAAFLTTDGKMVRVDFGQTMQARAESESVAKRMDLVEVFGLTRVVLPKPLPAKAREVPGQVTLVMKNLPAKFQQDTYRQKYKPLPDGRVEVTLMAAPPAPKGRKPRPVADPDGGANLKSTLAVESEAPAIVAQARSIIREEKDAYTAARMLSAWVYSNLQKDYGASADRATDVLRQKKGDCTEHSLLTVAMMRASGIPARRVDGVIYMVNADGVPALYWHEWVEAWVGEWTQLDPTFNQPVADATHFAVGYEGNAEITPLIGSLQVTDVK
- a CDS encoding thioredoxin domain-containing protein; this encodes MAVHPPSGSTNRLAQEPSPYLRQHATNPVDWHPWGDEALALARAQNKPILLSVGYSACHWCHVMAHESFESPDTARLMNDGFINIKVDREERPDLDQIYQGVVQLMGQGGGWPLTVFLTPDLRPFYGGTYFPPEDRYGRPGFPRLLTALRDAWENKADEIEEQARRFQEGLGELSSHGLDATPGHLSAEDVVAMGHAMAKRMDPVHGGFGGAPKFPNPMNVALLLRAWRRGAGEPLKAAVFRTLERMASGGLYDQLGGGFHRYSVDERWLVPHFEKMLYDNAQLLHLYAEAEQVESRPLWRKVVEETVDYVRREMTDPAGGFYATQDADSEGEEGKFFVWRPEEVRAVLSPSQADTVLRHYGITPQGNFEHGATVLEVVVPVETIATEQGRPVEAVQAELAEARRLLFAAREQRVKPGRDDKILAGWNGLMIRGLALAARVFDRPDWAKLASNAADFVLANLWDGTRLLRSHQDGKGRIDGFLEDYGDLASGLTALYQATFDAKYLDAADALVHRAVALFWDEEKHAYLSAPRGQKDLVVAAYSLFDNAFPSGASTLTEAQVALAALTGDVAHLEHPEHYVAKLRDQLVRNPLGYGHLGLAADSLLDGASGVTFAGTRAAVAPLLAAANRTYAPAFSFGWNDTSAPPPARLQELFEGRDPVEGQGAAYLCRGFVCERPVTDPATLAERLVATPGH
- a CDS encoding ArnT family glycosyltransferase, with product MRACVALVALGMGVRLALALGTDVYFDEAYYWQWARHLAWGYFDHPPLVAWLIAALGVRGTALLCGLGTGAAVWGLARDVYGSKDVAWRALALWSVVPVGIISGVWATPDSPMLLFWALGLWALYREKWVLAGLTCGLALLSKYPSVLLGLAFMLAALRARRLPAGAWLTAGLGLLCFLPVVLWNASHEWVGFAFQLNHGLGGSGGWKTFGEFLAGQLAMGGPLLFPLALVYAVRGPREQFLLRMAALVPLVFFGYAAARTRGEANWPAAAYLAACIGVAGMKHPWQRGTAWSGALISLAVASHLLFPVLTFERDVLLSRTHGWGPLERLSAPEQLFAGMTPGPTAVYAPTYQMASQVAYFAGVETDTVGPARRKSQYDVWPPLELKPGQDVLWCSENGAPPPEELAQRFGSVEGPVEFAGDFRGRRLHTFTVWRLSGTNPRD
- a CDS encoding D-alanine--D-alanine ligase family protein; translation: MHIILLHNRDHELLEEDPGREAREDVVRVAESLAQALSRDGVVAEPLAIEGDRLDFVEALRFLQPDLVVNLCESLAADSRGEMAIPCLLDALGLPYTGSSALSLGLALHKPKAKELLRANGVSTPASCVVRRREDALAVDLPWPLIVKPAREDASVGMDFDSVVTERAALVRACEAVLKTFHQPALVEQYIPGREIYVPLLGNSPRQALPLTEIHFGHAFDDRPNIVSYRAKWEVESPEYRDSTSGPCKLDAVQEARCVQTALEAFAALDCQDYGRVDLRVSPEGVPYVIDINPNCDLHPGAGFAKAAQAAGMDYATLASRIVEVALERAHGNPHTRKKGPGTARRVDPANRNLLAGGAGLRHRAG
- a CDS encoding GNAT family N-acetyltransferase encodes the protein MIRRIETFSQEEQDCAIELVDTALTAGNRDYSILVADRGQEGGIVGYACYGPTPMTENAFDLYWIASSPEVRGQGIGAQLISSMEGDLRRRKARLIRVETSATEAYGPTRGFYASMKYGEEARLRDFYKQGDDLIILTKRL